In Zingiber officinale cultivar Zhangliang chromosome 8B, Zo_v1.1, whole genome shotgun sequence, a single genomic region encodes these proteins:
- the LOC122013969 gene encoding probable serine/threonine-protein kinase clkA produces MASSSANQILLFFFFCFFFLFFLQIHARDSRQFFSKTTREPATEAFAPSETTTKAHQDTPTLTPQNHNNNNNNGYGLYGTRTTVGTYNYNGGRSRPADVDSQESSEVYSNRPSEFENQFDRDAQSLYNAHDDERNYKYPDSRRSNSRWKGNAQGYGVYNYNGGTSGGYYESSGRRSYSYGNGYGSHNNAAEEEEYQNKNQEMDQENQEEFAP; encoded by the coding sequence ATGGCTTCTTCCTCTGCTAACCAAattctactcttcttcttcttctgcttcttcttcctctttttcctccAAATCCATGCAAGAGACAGCCGCCAGTTCTTCAGCAAAACCACCAGAGAACCAGCGACCGAAGCCTTTGCCCCCTCAGAAACAACCACCAAAGCCCACCAAGATACCCCCACACTAACACCTCAAAaccacaacaataacaacaacaacggATATGGCCTCTACGGAACCAGAACCACCGTCGGCACCTACAACTACAATGGAGGCCGCAGTCGTCCTGCCGACGTTGACTCCCAGGAGTCCAGCGAAGTGTACAGCAACCGGCCGAGCGAGTTCGAGAACCAGTTTGATCGTGACGCGCAAAGCTTGTACAATGCTCACGACGATGAAAGAAATTACAAGTATCCTGATAGTCGTCGTTCGAACAGTAGATGGAAGGGAAATGCTCAAGGGTACGGGGTGTATAATTATAATGGCGGAACAAGTGGCGGCTACTACGAGAGTAGTGGGAGGAGATCATACAGTTATGGGAATGGCTACGGTAGTCATAACAATGCCGCGGAAGAAGAAGAGTACCAGAACAAGAACCAAGAGATGGATCAGGAGAACCAAGAGGAGTTCGCTCCTTGA
- the LOC122016561 gene encoding protein DMP4-like yields MAPETNDVEEALLAPTTVAIDKDEEEQTSAIQRAISQTFKSTSHLAKLLPTGTVLAFQLLSPIFTDAGRCLDSNRTMTAYLIALCGLSCIALSFSDSFVDAKGKVRYGFATRRGLWVIDGTEKLPSEKAMKYRIQLIDFVHAFASVSVFAAVALFDQNVVSCFYPIPSEETKQVLTCLPVAIGVISSMLFVTFPTTRHGIGFPLLSPN; encoded by the coding sequence ATGGCTCCCGAGACAAACGACGTGGAGGAAGCTCTCTTGGCTCCGACGACAGTAGCGATAGATAAGGACGAGGAGGAGCAGACGAGCGCGATACAGAGAGCCATCAGCCAGACGTTCAAAAGCACATCCCACCTCGCGAAACTCCTGCCGACCGGAACCGTGCTGGCATTTCAGCTTCTCTCCCCCATCTTCACCGACGCAGGCCGTTGCCTGGATTCCAACAGGACCATGACTGCCTACCTAATCGCGCTCTGCGGGCTGTCTTGCATCGCCCTTAGCTTCAGCGATAGCTTTGTGGATGCGAAAGGGAAGGTGCGGTATGGCTTCGCGACTCGGAGAGGCCTGTGGGTGATCGATGGAACAGAGAAGCTGCCATCGGAGAAGGCAATGAAGTACAGGATACAGCTCATCGACTTCGTGCATGCCTTCGCCTCTGTATCAGTCTTCGCGGCGGTCGCTTTGTTCGACCAAAATGTGGTTTCCTGCTTCTACCCGATCCCATCGGAGGAGACGAAGCAGGTGCTGACGTGCTTGCCAGTGGCCATCGGAGTAATCAGCAGTATGTTATTTGTAACTTTCCCAACAACACGCCATGGCATTGGCTTTCCACTACTTTCCCCTAATTGA